From one Butyricimonas faecihominis genomic stretch:
- a CDS encoding glycosyltransferase family 4 protein — MDMISGELCRKVLIIGTDFNGKGGIAFLLHLYSKIFSPFLFICSHRFTTKWVQLGLAIVAFFKLLYYCIFSSVKIVHVHTASYRFFYRESVYILLAKIFRRKVILHLHGGEFELFYNNSSRYVRFICKQADFVVGVSKYFGELFRELNLNENIFVLYNAIQPPLYEKKINNDGKIRISFLGTIDNNKGVFDIIDCMVVNREYFRDKIELHIGGIGDEKHLLAKMKEGNIIDFVHYDGWLDDIQKNELLAQTDIYLQPSYFESLGIAIIEAMSYGIPIIASNTGGIPELVKSSEHGYLIAPGDIEQLFYVLRLLIENKNLRENFGRNSLKKSKEFTIESMEKNIIRLYNILLK; from the coding sequence ATGGATATGATTTCGGGAGAATTATGCCGAAAGGTACTGATAATAGGAACTGATTTTAATGGGAAGGGAGGAATAGCATTCTTGTTGCATCTTTATTCTAAAATCTTTTCCCCATTTTTGTTTATATGTTCGCATCGTTTCACAACGAAATGGGTGCAATTAGGATTAGCAATTGTTGCGTTTTTTAAATTATTATATTATTGTATTTTTTCTTCAGTGAAAATTGTACATGTTCATACAGCCTCGTACCGATTTTTCTATAGGGAGTCTGTTTATATTTTATTAGCTAAAATCTTTCGACGTAAAGTTATCTTACATTTGCATGGCGGTGAATTTGAGCTTTTTTATAATAATTCTTCTCGTTATGTCAGATTTATTTGCAAGCAAGCTGATTTTGTTGTGGGGGTTTCAAAATATTTTGGGGAATTGTTTCGAGAGTTAAATCTAAATGAAAATATTTTTGTATTGTATAATGCAATACAACCTCCTTTATATGAAAAGAAAATAAATAATGATGGCAAAATACGAATTTCTTTTTTAGGAACAATTGATAATAATAAGGGCGTATTCGATATTATTGATTGTATGGTAGTTAATAGAGAGTATTTTAGAGATAAAATAGAATTACACATTGGCGGAATTGGTGATGAAAAACATTTATTGGCTAAAATGAAAGAAGGAAATATTATAGATTTTGTGCATTATGATGGATGGTTGGATGATATACAAAAAAATGAATTATTAGCTCAAACTGATATTTATTTACAGCCTTCATATTTTGAATCTTTGGGGATTGCGATAATTGAAGCTATGAGTTATGGTATCCCGATTATTGCGTCGAATACAGGGGGAATTCCAGAATTAGTGAAATCATCTGAACATGGATATTTAATAGCACCTGGTGATATAGAACAATTGTTTTATGTACTTCGTTTGTTGATTGAAAACAAAAATTTGCGAGAAAACTTTGGCAGAAACTCTTTAAAAAAATCTAAAGAATTTACCATAGAATCTATGGAAAAGAATATAATCCGATTATATAATATATTATTGAAATGA